One window from the genome of bacterium encodes:
- a CDS encoding LamG domain-containing protein, with protein MRKALILSVVLGLVLIVGISTSFAHLNDGLVAHYAFNGNANDESGNGNHGTVYGAALSEDRFGIANSAYGFDGVDDYIEVLDHSSLDIEKDISITGWIKVSAVTSEWLGILNKADHDGNDTFEICINSGKYLHFPLNFQFSGRIAYNSDSGIFEEGEWHFFAVIYDGPHVNIYIDGTLNQSYTSTNETLRSNDQNLIIGAEKEFYNGPHHFNGVIDDIRIYNRALSESEVIVLYNPPPTPAPHLIGHWDFEEGSGGTALDHSGNLLHGTIFNASYAAGKVGDYALDFNGSDSYVEVGYSPLLNPDSIAISLWFKPRDTQQYCADLLDKGHGWGTNPYYSGYVLQYDIPYGYRIEALYGNGAGFPGLMSEPGFNDNQWHHMVANLGAAGMAVYIDGVLVDEAPGQGAIAGNDSPLFFGRHRYLGRFFNGLIDDIRIYDGPLSQSEVTALFESPTLIQLDQFNAISRSNQIIITWSTSSEIDNAGFNLWRSESENGNYMKVNPGPIEAVGGATLSAEYSYIDDSAKPGVTYYYKLEDMDTKGISTFHGPVWAVLPPSRPSSEGSYPYWWFGMDSKELWLPLPIIQYPTYRYYRYPFWWLY; from the coding sequence ATGAGAAAAGCATTAATTCTCAGTGTAGTTTTAGGGCTAGTACTAATAGTTGGAATATCAACATCCTTCGCTCATTTGAATGATGGACTTGTTGCCCATTATGCATTTAACGGCAATGCCAATGATGAAAGTGGCAATGGAAATCATGGAACGGTATATGGAGCCGCCTTGAGTGAAGATAGATTCGGGATTGCAAATAGTGCATATGGTTTTGACGGAGTGGATGATTATATTGAAGTCCTTGATCATAGCAGCTTAGACATTGAAAAAGACATTTCGATTACAGGCTGGATTAAGGTGAGTGCAGTTACCTCTGAGTGGCTTGGCATTCTCAATAAGGCCGATCATGATGGCAATGATACATTTGAAATCTGTATAAACAGTGGTAAATATTTACATTTTCCCCTCAACTTCCAGTTCAGCGGCAGGATTGCATACAATAGCGATTCCGGCATATTCGAAGAAGGAGAGTGGCATTTTTTTGCAGTTATATACGATGGTCCTCATGTTAATATTTACATTGATGGAACTTTAAATCAATCATACACCTCTACCAATGAGACACTGCGCTCAAATGATCAAAATCTGATCATTGGCGCTGAAAAGGAATTCTATAACGGTCCACATCATTTCAACGGTGTCATAGATGATATCCGTATTTATAACCGCGCACTTTCCGAATCTGAAGTAATAGTGCTCTACAATCCGCCTCCTACACCCGCTCCTCATCTCATTGGACATTGGGATTTCGAAGAAGGCAGCGGAGGCACGGCTTTAGATCATTCTGGAAACCTTTTGCATGGAACCATATTCAACGCATCTTATGCTGCCGGGAAAGTAGGAGATTATGCACTCGATTTTAACGGTTCGGATAGTTACGTGGAAGTTGGCTACAGCCCTCTTCTCAATCCAGATTCCATTGCCATATCTCTCTGGTTTAAACCTCGCGATACGCAGCAATATTGTGCTGATCTCCTCGACAAGGGGCATGGCTGGGGAACTAATCCCTATTACAGCGGGTATGTACTACAATACGACATCCCTTATGGCTACAGGATTGAGGCTCTTTATGGAAACGGCGCAGGTTTCCCTGGCCTTATGTCAGAACCTGGTTTCAATGATAATCAGTGGCACCATATGGTAGCCAATTTGGGTGCTGCTGGAATGGCCGTGTACATAGATGGTGTTTTGGTTGATGAAGCGCCTGGCCAGGGTGCTATTGCAGGTAATGACTCCCCCCTGTTTTTCGGACGGCACAGATATCTCGGCCGCTTTTTTAATGGCCTTATTGACGATATCCGTATCTATGACGGCCCTCTTTCTCAATCTGAAGTTACAGCGCTCTTCGAGTCTCCTACACTCATCCAATTAGACCAATTTAACGCAATTTCTCGAAGCAACCAAATCATTATCACCTGGAGTACATCCAGCGAGATTGATAATGCGGGCTTTAATCTCTGGCGAAGTGAATCGGAAAATGGAAATTATATGAAGGTCAATCCCGGCCCAATAGAAGCTGTGGGTGGCGCTACCTTAAGCGCAGAGTACTCTTATATTGATGATTCAGCCAAGCCCGGCGTTACTTATTATTATAAGCTGGAGGATATGGATACCAAGGGTATCAGCACCTTTCATGGCCCTGTTTGGGCTGTTCTTCCGCCAAGCAGACCTAGCAGCGAGGGTAGCTACCCTTACTGGTGGTTTGGAATGGATTCAAAAGAATTGTGGTTACCTCTTCCTATTATCCAATATCCCACCTACAGGTATTATCGTTATCCTTTCTGGTGGCTGTATTAA
- a CDS encoding AfsA-related hotdog domain-containing protein, with protein MGKTAPLWKNSSPNERSDNTVIGPVSYDRSRGIACAPLLVPKDHPYFFDHPLDHVPGILLLEGVFQLFAQTAYDRVNPSGDQEIYIKKVDISFQRWCEQDVPIQIELIPKENASSSSYSLAFEGRIFQKKKTACRIDLEGGLTASKPAPGGVSSPGSLEPPGQPRQELRPEGKFVHKLRPENVVIANLRKEPEEGCTCDLLKPPEGHILSGKERSCYSMLYLLETIRQFSLLTAHTYGGISLDASFILLSFRFSLRRPVFRHETLRLNSRRQPAFGFGGVVMGTIEVILYAGDEPLGEGSIKSLAVHKEIYKIQRWKKKK; from the coding sequence TTGGGAAAAACCGCACCGTTGTGGAAGAATTCTTCACCGAATGAGAGATCGGATAATACCGTTATTGGTCCGGTGAGCTATGACCGCTCCAGGGGCATTGCCTGCGCTCCTTTGCTGGTCCCGAAAGACCATCCGTATTTCTTCGATCATCCGCTCGACCATGTGCCGGGGATACTGCTCCTCGAAGGCGTGTTTCAGCTCTTTGCTCAAACCGCCTATGACCGGGTGAATCCTTCCGGGGATCAGGAGATATATATCAAAAAAGTCGATATCTCCTTTCAGCGCTGGTGTGAACAGGATGTGCCGATACAGATCGAGCTTATCCCGAAGGAAAATGCATCCTCATCCTCTTATTCCCTTGCCTTTGAAGGCCGGATATTCCAGAAGAAAAAAACGGCCTGCCGGATTGACCTGGAAGGTGGTTTGACAGCATCAAAGCCTGCTCCAGGAGGGGTATCTTCTCCGGGATCATTGGAACCACCGGGGCAGCCTCGGCAGGAGCTTCGGCCAGAGGGAAAATTTGTGCATAAGCTGAGGCCTGAAAATGTGGTCATAGCAAATTTGAGAAAGGAGCCGGAGGAGGGGTGTACGTGTGATCTTCTGAAGCCGCCCGAAGGTCATATTCTTTCCGGCAAAGAGCGCTCATGTTATTCCATGCTCTATCTCCTTGAAACCATTCGGCAGTTCTCTTTGCTGACAGCCCATACTTACGGAGGGATCTCCCTTGACGCTTCCTTTATCCTCCTATCTTTTCGGTTTTCCCTCCGCCGACCGGTATTTCGCCATGAAACCCTGAGACTCAACTCCCGCCGTCAGCCAGCCTTCGGCTTTGGAGGGGTGGTCATGGGCACAATTGAAGTCATCTTATATGCCGGGGATGAACCTTTGGGGGAAGGATCGATAAAATCATTGGCCGTTCATAAGGAAATATACAAGATACAAAGATGGAAGAAGAAAAAATAA
- a CDS encoding toxin-antitoxin (TA) system antitoxin — MTKTVNIDEVQTQLSKILSLVTAGNEIIIAEGDKLVAKIVPILPHPQTRIAGLNKGKIWVSDDFDEPLPDQFWVGTV; from the coding sequence ATGACCAAGACAGTAAATATCGATGAAGTACAAACGCAGTTATCCAAGATATTGTCACTGGTTACAGCAGGTAATGAAATAATTATTGCCGAAGGTGATAAGCTGGTGGCGAAAATAGTTCCCATTTTACCACATCCTCAAACACGCATTGCTGGATTGAATAAAGGAAAGATTTGGGTAAGTGATGATTTTGACGAACCCTTACCAGACCAGTTTTGGGTGGGAACAGTATGA
- a CDS encoding nitrate/sulfonate/bicarbonate ABC transporter ATP-binding protein has translation MPADNYLLELQHINQIYGSGERRFTAVQDINLALSEGEFIALLGPSGCGKSTLLRIITGLQQPTEGQVIYRGAPLAGVNPHATIVFQTFALFPWLTVLENVEVALKARGLPPKLRTTRALDLLDRVGLDGFETAYPRELSGGMRQKVGFARAMAVEPELLCLDEPFSALDVLSADSLRGELLELWTSGSIPTKAILLVTHNIEEAAFMADRIIVMDKNPGRIVTNLKLRLPQPRQRKAAGFLAVVDRVYGILAGQTQPEHVELGAAPGEPGGKTRALPHIGLTNLASMLERLDEMTNNRADIYRLAEELKVDSDHLLRLTEAAELLGFATIAQGDITLTPLGETFAEASIPARKEIFATRIRRLPIFKWLMAMLYVSDRKQVGWDIVQSELEVEFPPEEAERQLETAINWGRYAEILSYDDSTAVIYLEPGASEGH, from the coding sequence ATGCCTGCAGACAATTACCTTTTGGAGCTTCAGCATATTAACCAGATTTATGGCAGTGGAGAGCGGCGATTCACCGCAGTCCAGGACATAAACCTGGCCCTGAGCGAAGGAGAATTCATTGCCCTTCTGGGTCCATCGGGTTGCGGCAAGAGCACCCTCCTGCGGATTATTACCGGACTCCAGCAGCCGACCGAGGGACAGGTGATCTACCGCGGTGCGCCCCTTGCCGGGGTAAATCCCCATGCAACCATTGTCTTTCAGACCTTTGCCCTGTTTCCCTGGCTTACCGTGCTGGAGAATGTGGAAGTAGCCTTAAAGGCCCGCGGTCTTCCTCCGAAGCTGCGCACGACACGGGCTCTTGACCTTCTGGACAGAGTCGGGCTGGACGGATTTGAGACCGCCTACCCGCGCGAGTTGTCCGGCGGCATGCGCCAGAAGGTTGGTTTTGCCCGCGCTATGGCTGTGGAGCCGGAACTGCTCTGCCTGGACGAGCCATTCTCGGCCCTTGACGTTCTCAGCGCCGATTCCCTTCGCGGCGAGCTGCTGGAGCTGTGGACCAGCGGCAGCATTCCGACCAAAGCTATCCTCCTGGTCACCCATAATATCGAGGAGGCTGCTTTTATGGCCGACCGCATTATCGTCATGGATAAAAATCCGGGCCGGATCGTAACTAATCTCAAACTGAGGCTGCCCCAGCCGCGCCAGCGAAAAGCTGCCGGATTTCTGGCAGTAGTGGACCGGGTCTACGGTATTCTGGCTGGTCAGACCCAACCGGAGCATGTCGAGCTGGGTGCAGCACCGGGTGAGCCGGGCGGGAAAACCCGCGCTCTGCCGCACATTGGCCTCACCAACCTGGCCAGCATGCTGGAGCGCCTGGATGAGATGACCAATAACCGGGCTGACATCTACCGGCTGGCCGAAGAACTGAAAGTCGATTCTGATCACCTGCTGCGATTGACCGAGGCTGCCGAGCTTTTGGGATTTGCCACTATTGCCCAGGGTGACATCACTCTGACACCCCTTGGCGAAACCTTTGCCGAAGCCAGCATCCCGGCCCGCAAGGAGATCTTTGCCACCCGTATCCGCAGGCTGCCGATTTTCAAGTGGCTGATGGCCATGCTGTACGTTTCTGACCGCAAGCAGGTGGGGTGGGATATCGTCCAATCCGAGCTGGAAGTCGAATTCCCCCCTGAAGAGGCGGAACGCCAGCTTGAGACAGCTATCAACTGGGGCCGGTATGCTGAAATTTTATCCTATGACGACAGCACGGCCGTGATCTACCTCGAACCCGGCGCAAGCGAAGGGCATTAA
- a CDS encoding ABC transporter permease subunit → MARHRISWGDVVVFIGLCVLVYVGVRLASGAPLVIEGPAVSLSPALLPRYAALSIGRMAAAYTLSLFFTLIYGYISAYHRRGEQILMPLLDVLQSVPILSFLPVALLSLSAIMPQKMAAELASIILIFTSQVWHLTFAWYQSLTTIPKELREVSTTFRFNGWMRFKTLELPFAAIGMIWNSMMSWSGGWFFLMAAEIFTVGQRDFRLLGLGAYLQEAAWRGNLMAITWGIATLVLVIVALDQLLWRPLLAWSDRFKLEMVESANPPTSWVYDALRSSRLIAWFSWIVQGLIIEHLDAWFLRHFPMRNRPARPGDDHLPWVLRLIGGISGLGLLYGVYLAGRMLLTVSLPQWANISLGVGATLLRVFTSLAIALAWTVPLGVAIGTNPKLSTWLQPVIQIAASVPATALFPVFLLVMIRLPGGLNLAAVLLMLMGTQWYLLFNVIAGAMVIPQDLKYTSSLLQQSMLERWHTLILPSLFPYIVTGAITASGGAWNASIVAEYAEFGGKTLQTTGIGALIARATAAGDYPLLLAGTLSMVLVVVIINRLLWRHLYRLAEERYRME, encoded by the coding sequence ATGGCTCGCCACCGCATCAGTTGGGGAGATGTGGTGGTATTTATCGGGCTTTGTGTCCTCGTCTATGTCGGAGTGCGCCTGGCCAGCGGAGCGCCGCTCGTGATCGAGGGTCCGGCGGTTTCCCTCTCCCCTGCTCTGCTTCCCCGGTATGCAGCCCTGTCTATCGGACGGATGGCCGCTGCCTATACTTTATCTTTATTTTTTACCTTGATTTACGGCTATATATCTGCCTATCATCGCCGGGGGGAGCAGATCCTGATGCCGCTCCTTGATGTGCTGCAGAGTGTGCCGATTCTCTCGTTTCTGCCGGTAGCGCTGCTGAGTCTGAGTGCCATTATGCCCCAGAAGATGGCGGCTGAGCTGGCTTCCATTATTCTGATCTTTACCAGTCAGGTCTGGCACCTGACTTTTGCCTGGTACCAGTCACTGACCACCATTCCCAAGGAACTGCGCGAGGTCAGCACGACCTTCCGGTTCAACGGCTGGATGCGCTTTAAGACCCTGGAATTGCCTTTTGCCGCTATCGGCATGATATGGAACAGCATGATGAGCTGGTCAGGCGGATGGTTTTTCCTCATGGCGGCTGAAATTTTCACTGTCGGGCAGCGTGACTTTCGCCTGCTGGGTCTGGGCGCATACCTGCAGGAAGCTGCCTGGCGCGGGAACCTAATGGCCATCACCTGGGGGATCGCTACCCTGGTGCTGGTTATTGTTGCTCTGGACCAGTTGCTCTGGCGGCCCTTATTGGCCTGGTCTGACCGCTTTAAGCTCGAAATGGTTGAGAGTGCCAATCCGCCTACCTCCTGGGTTTACGATGCCCTGCGCAGCTCGCGCCTGATTGCCTGGTTCAGCTGGATAGTCCAGGGGCTGATTATCGAGCATCTGGATGCCTGGTTTCTGCGTCACTTCCCTATGCGCAATAGACCTGCCAGGCCGGGGGACGATCACCTTCCCTGGGTTTTGCGTCTCATCGGAGGAATAAGCGGGCTGGGCCTGCTGTACGGTGTCTACCTGGCCGGAAGAATGCTGCTGACGGTGTCTTTGCCCCAGTGGGCAAATATCAGCCTCGGAGTAGGAGCAACGCTGCTTCGTGTTTTCACCTCCCTGGCTATTGCCCTGGCTTGGACCGTGCCCCTGGGAGTTGCCATAGGCACCAACCCGAAACTGTCCACATGGCTGCAGCCGGTGATTCAGATCGCGGCCTCGGTGCCGGCCACAGCTCTTTTTCCGGTCTTTCTGCTGGTTATGATCAGGCTTCCGGGCGGCCTGAATCTGGCCGCTGTACTGCTGATGCTCATGGGGACCCAGTGGTATCTTCTGTTCAACGTCATTGCCGGAGCCATGGTCATCCCCCAGGATCTGAAATATACCAGCTCCCTGCTGCAACAGAGCATGCTGGAGCGCTGGCACACCTTAATCCTGCCCTCGCTGTTTCCCTATATCGTCACCGGTGCCATCACAGCCAGCGGCGGCGCCTGGAATGCCAGCATTGTAGCCGAATACGCCGAATTCGGCGGAAAAACACTGCAAACTACCGGGATAGGTGCTCTCATTGCCAGGGCTACGGCAGCAGGAGACTATCCCCTGCTCCTGGCCGGAACGCTCAGTATGGTGCTGGTCGTGGTCATTATCAACCGGCTTCTCTGGCGGCACCTCTACCGCCTGGCCGAAGAACGATATCGAATGGAGTAG
- a CDS encoding PQQ-binding-like beta-propeller repeat protein — MRKRIVLFLIIPIMVIWLSGSGFARDANWLLSELDIKPDQGSVWWDLPFQYAQTSWPTIHRDSRNSNYLPFTTSSKLKPKWHALEGEYSAVITPPVIGPEGHIYFTTGREEEYGNLHAFDWEGNELWRSYLPDGGAFGSSPLIDRDGDLYLADLDEFFSFHSDGSLKWKCSIDGPFASTVFSLDGHIIGINVDGQVYALDPRDGRMAAPPLDLPGPPPGEFYRIPAPPGLWKGMVNENGPITVSEAFNGLMGYRFKITNTPVVNPANGRIYILGSVKSADRGSVIQGRFYGIDFVPGKNNKPGELRLVFQSKINAGSGSSPAISADGRHIYALDGAGVLHAFDKNGERVWKLHVGTMPASPTIGPDGTIYCVSGSALHAIKDSGDSGTIAWELDFTDAAAKKLSDSPSPWIEKFSSRKVKPTVNCNSVVSSSKNHLYLTLSAGYEISRERGNIPLFLPLQSLLVVVSPPGIAGVQRAKISSIIELPDTNEGILTLDKSGTVFCSHASIATSSAYYIAQRMMGAEIDFPRPIGGVTVLVPEGP; from the coding sequence ATGCGAAAGAGAATAGTTTTATTCCTGATTATTCCAATCATGGTCATATGGCTTTCTGGTTCCGGGTTTGCTCGAGATGCCAACTGGCTGCTGTCTGAGCTCGATATTAAGCCCGATCAGGGTTCAGTCTGGTGGGATCTCCCGTTCCAGTATGCTCAGACATCCTGGCCAACCATACACCGTGATTCCAGGAACTCGAATTATCTCCCCTTTACGACCAGCAGTAAGCTGAAACCAAAGTGGCATGCTCTCGAAGGTGAGTATTCGGCAGTCATCACCCCGCCAGTCATCGGGCCGGAAGGACATATTTATTTCACTACCGGAAGGGAAGAGGAATATGGCAACCTGCATGCCTTCGACTGGGAAGGAAACGAGCTGTGGCGAAGCTATCTGCCGGATGGGGGGGCATTTGGCAGCTCTCCCTTGATAGATCGGGATGGTGATCTCTATCTTGCGGATTTGGATGAATTTTTCAGCTTCCACTCGGATGGATCCCTCAAGTGGAAATGCTCCATTGACGGACCGTTCGCCTCAACCGTTTTTTCTCTGGACGGCCATATTATCGGGATAAACGTTGATGGCCAGGTTTATGCACTCGACCCCCGGGATGGCCGCATGGCTGCTCCTCCCCTGGACCTTCCCGGCCCGCCCCCGGGAGAGTTCTACCGGATTCCTGCTCCTCCGGGCTTATGGAAAGGGATGGTAAATGAGAATGGCCCGATAACGGTGAGTGAAGCCTTCAACGGGCTTATGGGATATCGATTCAAGATCACCAATACTCCGGTCGTGAATCCGGCCAATGGCCGGATTTATATTCTTGGTTCAGTGAAGTCTGCCGATCGGGGAAGTGTTATCCAGGGAAGATTTTATGGTATTGATTTTGTCCCCGGCAAGAATAACAAACCCGGCGAGCTTCGGCTGGTTTTTCAATCAAAAATAAATGCGGGAAGCGGGTCAAGCCCGGCTATTTCAGCCGATGGAAGGCATATCTATGCTCTTGATGGAGCAGGAGTGTTACATGCTTTTGATAAAAATGGAGAAAGGGTATGGAAACTGCATGTCGGCACTATGCCTGCCTCACCAACCATCGGACCGGATGGAACGATCTACTGCGTAAGCGGAAGTGCTCTTCACGCAATCAAAGATTCCGGGGATTCAGGCACAATTGCCTGGGAGCTGGACTTCACCGATGCTGCTGCCAAAAAGCTGTCGGATTCCCCTTCCCCCTGGATTGAGAAATTTTCTTCCCGGAAGGTTAAACCTACAGTAAACTGCAATAGCGTCGTTTCCAGCAGTAAAAATCACTTATACCTTACCTTGAGCGCAGGATATGAAATCTCGCGGGAGAGAGGCAACATCCCCCTTTTTCTCCCACTGCAGTCTTTGCTGGTGGTTGTGTCACCACCCGGCATTGCCGGGGTGCAGCGGGCCAAGATAAGCTCAATTATAGAGCTGCCTGATACCAATGAAGGTATCTTAACCCTGGATAAAAGCGGGACAGTTTTTTGCTCCCATGCCTCTATTGCCACCTCAAGCGCTTATTACATCGCTCAAAGGATGATGGGTGCTGAGATCGATTTTCCCAGGCCGATAGGTGGAGTCACGGTTCTGGTGCCGGAAGGGCCTTAA
- a CDS encoding isoprenylcysteine carboxylmethyltransferase family protein, with translation MPVSMQGKIPCIFGITFALAIIALTLSNFPRWDGSRRFSGLLLVGLYLIWLLLESVVAIGETGREKTHHDHGTCEVYALGRASVVISALAIPGWRSGDGLWIPVGIGIFLGGVSIRLWAIRVLGRSYSHRVRLPEDQKLITTGPYRMLRHPAYSGMLLSHIGLVIFFFNWVSLALLLGFLLPAIVVRIYIEEKALFAIRGYREAFERKKRLIPFCW, from the coding sequence GTGCCTGTTTCAATGCAGGGAAAAATCCCTTGTATTTTTGGCATAACCTTCGCTCTGGCCATTATTGCCCTTACTCTGAGCAATTTCCCGCGATGGGACGGAAGCAGGCGGTTCTCCGGTTTGCTTCTGGTTGGCCTTTATCTCATCTGGCTTCTGCTCGAATCAGTCGTAGCCATCGGCGAAACAGGTCGAGAAAAGACTCACCATGATCACGGAACGTGCGAGGTGTATGCTCTGGGAAGAGCATCGGTAGTGATCTCCGCCCTGGCCATTCCAGGCTGGCGGAGCGGGGATGGCTTATGGATTCCGGTTGGAATCGGGATTTTCCTGGGTGGTGTCAGTATCAGGCTTTGGGCGATTCGGGTCCTCGGGCGCAGCTATTCACACCGGGTCAGGTTACCGGAAGACCAAAAGCTTATTACCACAGGCCCCTATCGGATGCTCAGACATCCTGCCTATTCGGGCATGCTGCTCAGCCATATCGGCCTGGTCATTTTCTTTTTCAACTGGGTAAGCCTGGCCCTGTTACTTGGTTTTCTTCTTCCCGCCATCGTGGTGCGCATTTACATTGAAGAAAAGGCTCTTTTTGCCATCCGGGGCTACCGGGAAGCTTTTGAGAGGAAAAAGAGGCTGATACCATTTTGCTGGTAA
- a CDS encoding DUF488 domain-containing protein, with protein sequence MRTVPRSRRNLQVNRESLSLSLEEAGIRYRHAPGLGGLRHPREDSPNTAWHNASFRGFADYMQTEKFEESLQAMIQQAQGEKAALMCAEAVPWRCHRSLIADAMTVRGIMVEHIMSRAHRKSRTLTERARVDGIKIKYP encoded by the coding sequence GTGAGAACCGTCCCCCGATCACGCCGCAATCTCCAAGTCAATCGGGAGTCGCTCTCTCTCAGTCTGGAAGAAGCCGGCATCCGCTACCGGCATGCTCCTGGTCTTGGCGGTTTGCGGCATCCCCGTGAGGATTCTCCAAATACGGCCTGGCATAATGCTTCATTCAGAGGATTTGCCGATTACATGCAGACGGAAAAATTTGAAGAATCTCTACAGGCAATGATTCAGCAGGCCCAGGGAGAAAAGGCTGCCCTTATGTGCGCCGAAGCTGTGCCCTGGCGATGCCACCGTTCATTGATCGCCGATGCCATGACCGTAAGGGGGATAATGGTCGAGCATATCATGAGCCGAGCTCACCGAAAATCCCGCACCCTTACGGAACGGGCCAGAGTGGATGGCATAAAAATCAAGTATCCATAA
- a CDS encoding transglutaminase-like domain-containing protein: MKKFARRVPPQLLLVVLTVITLAIGFTPVTAWGEFIIREMENPPFSSNELFPAYENFHHPRIRELRRRYDLDKVVAGETDEFRRIMLLRNWIHSTIAIDDYDSTPTRMEAFAILDAARAGGKFNCAHFSIVQHAVLNSFGYPTRCLGTGPGIRQEGLDGHHAVNEVWVNSLSKWVLVDAKYDLHFEKEGIPLSALEIRDEVWDNEGIYIVPAFGLERKPAVPQINERDWGIWATPLTYRWCSWETSTNQFTSFPAAPSSTLIMFEDDIFRRYTWYRDGRPHWAYDTPYLITTTQRDWIYWTPNVISSTVKVQNGQAHIFLLSFTPNFKSFQIKTADEGWQDCEESLKLPLDKKLNQFTFRTMNLFEVTGPEHRIEIDWQAKERNSSKSDISGSHQS; this comes from the coding sequence ATGAAAAAATTTGCTCGAAGAGTACCTCCACAGCTCCTTCTGGTTGTGCTGACAGTGATAACTCTGGCCATCGGATTTACGCCGGTAACGGCATGGGGTGAGTTTATTATCCGTGAGATGGAAAACCCTCCTTTCTCCTCCAACGAGCTTTTCCCTGCATACGAAAACTTTCACCATCCGCGTATCCGGGAGCTGCGCCGGCGCTATGACCTGGATAAGGTTGTTGCCGGAGAAACCGATGAATTCCGGCGCATCATGTTACTTCGCAACTGGATTCACTCCACGATAGCCATCGACGATTACGATTCCACGCCCACCCGGATGGAAGCATTTGCCATTCTCGATGCCGCCAGAGCAGGCGGTAAGTTTAACTGTGCACATTTCAGCATTGTCCAGCATGCGGTATTGAACAGCTTTGGCTACCCGACCCGGTGCCTTGGGACTGGCCCGGGAATACGGCAGGAGGGGCTTGACGGCCACCATGCTGTTAATGAAGTATGGGTAAATAGCCTGAGCAAGTGGGTGCTGGTCGATGCCAAGTACGACCTCCACTTCGAAAAAGAAGGTATTCCTCTGTCTGCGCTTGAAATACGCGATGAGGTCTGGGATAACGAAGGAATATATATTGTTCCCGCTTTCGGGCTTGAGCGAAAGCCTGCGGTTCCGCAGATCAATGAGCGGGACTGGGGCATCTGGGCTACGCCGCTTACCTACCGCTGGTGCAGTTGGGAGACCAGCACCAACCAATTCACCTCATTTCCAGCCGCACCAAGTTCCACCCTGATCATGTTCGAGGATGATATTTTCCGCAGGTATACCTGGTACCGGGATGGAAGACCCCACTGGGCTTACGATACCCCCTATCTCATCACAACCACTCAGCGCGACTGGATCTACTGGACCCCCAATGTCATATCATCTACAGTCAAGGTTCAGAATGGTCAGGCTCACATTTTTCTGCTTTCTTTCACGCCAAATTTCAAAAGCTTCCAAATTAAAACTGCCGATGAAGGCTGGCAAGACTGTGAGGAAAGTCTGAAATTGCCCCTTGATAAAAAGCTCAATCAGTTTACCTTTCGCACGATGAATCTGTTTGAAGTCACCGGCCCTGAACACCGGATCGAAATTGACTGGCAGGCAAAGGAGCGCAATTCCTCGAAATCTGATATATCAGGGTCTCATCAGAGTTAA
- a CDS encoding type II toxin-antitoxin system VapC family toxin, with amino-acid sequence MKLLLDTHIFIWWSSEPDRLSPKVLTLCEDIKNSLVLSVASVWEMQIKLQLGKLKLQLPLQELIESQQQTNNMQILPIGLEHVLELHNLPSHHNDPFDRMLIAQANVESAYLVSKDEIFGKYEVNLLW; translated from the coding sequence ATGAAGCTGTTATTAGATACACACATCTTCATATGGTGGTCGAGTGAACCAGACAGACTTTCACCAAAGGTACTTACTCTATGTGAGGATATTAAAAATAGTTTGGTGTTGAGTGTTGCAAGTGTATGGGAGATGCAGATTAAACTGCAATTGGGTAAATTGAAACTACAACTCCCGTTACAAGAACTGATTGAAAGTCAACAGCAAACAAATAACATGCAGATTTTACCTATTGGTTTAGAACATGTTTTAGAGTTACACAATTTACCTTCGCACCACAATGATCCCTTTGACCGCATGTTGATTGCACAAGCAAATGTGGAGAGCGCCTATCTTGTAAGTAAAGATGAGATATTCGGCAAATATGAGGTAAACCTGCTTTGGTAA